From a single Aestuariibius sp. HNIBRBA575 genomic region:
- a CDS encoding autoinducer binding domain-containing protein: MSIESDIMPVLKRIEDASPSGFAIAFHVTFTTPDFLFQTYRKDWMDYYSEHGLVMQDPVVRWGFSNLGKARWADFEAEDEFGVLEKAREFGIVHGSAYAIEEAGSRSFAGFARADREYTDAEIDALAKDVAHLHRITSHEGKLTPDARSALKNMSVKFTHPERRPN; this comes from the coding sequence ATGTCTATAGAATCCGACATCATGCCAGTCCTGAAGCGTATCGAGGATGCGAGCCCATCGGGGTTTGCCATCGCGTTTCATGTGACATTTACGACCCCCGATTTCCTGTTTCAGACCTATAGAAAGGACTGGATGGATTATTATTCAGAACACGGTTTGGTGATGCAAGACCCGGTTGTTCGCTGGGGCTTTTCCAATTTAGGCAAAGCTCGCTGGGCAGATTTTGAAGCCGAAGATGAGTTCGGAGTGCTTGAAAAGGCACGAGAATTTGGAATTGTCCATGGTTCCGCATATGCAATCGAAGAGGCAGGATCACGCAGTTTTGCCGGTTTTGCACGCGCGGATCGCGAATATACGGATGCCGAAATCGATGCATTGGCCAAAGATGTGGCGCATTTGCACAGGATCACCAGCCACGAAGGCAAGCTTACGCCTGATGCCAGATCGGCGTTGAAAAACATGTCCGTCAAATTCACGCATCCTGAACGGCGCCCCAATTAA
- the purB gene encoding adenylosuccinate lyase gives MIPRYSRPDMVAIWSPESKFKIWYEIEAHACDAMADLGVIPRENADAVWKAKDVEFDVARIDEIEAETKHDVIAFLTHLAEHVGSEEARFVHQGMTSSDVLDTCFNVQLVKAADILIKDMDGLLAALKRRALEHKNTIRIGRSHGIHAEPTTMGLTFARFYAEMDRNLARLETARAEIATGAISGAVGTFANIDPAVEEHVCAKLGLSPEPISTQVIPRDRHAAFFAALGVVGSSVENIATEIRHMQRTEVLEAAEFFSMGQKGSSAMPHKKNPVLTENLTGLARLVRMAVVPAMENVALWHERDISHSSVERNIGPDTTITLDFALARLTSVIDKLLVYPENMLANMNKFPGLVMSQRVLLALTQAGVNREDAYRMVQRNALKVWETGCDFKGELLADEAVVKALGVDEIEEKFDLGYHTKHVDTIFKRVFGES, from the coding sequence ATGATCCCACGTTATTCCCGTCCCGATATGGTTGCCATCTGGTCACCAGAATCCAAGTTCAAGATCTGGTACGAAATCGAAGCACATGCCTGTGATGCGATGGCCGATCTGGGTGTGATCCCCCGTGAAAACGCCGATGCGGTCTGGAAAGCCAAAGATGTGGAATTCGACGTGGCGCGCATCGATGAAATCGAAGCCGAAACCAAACACGATGTCATCGCGTTCCTGACCCATCTGGCCGAACATGTCGGCAGCGAAGAGGCGCGCTTTGTGCATCAGGGGATGACATCGTCGGATGTGTTGGACACCTGTTTCAATGTCCAGCTGGTTAAAGCCGCGGATATCCTGATCAAAGACATGGACGGATTGCTTGCCGCCCTAAAACGCCGCGCTTTGGAACATAAAAACACCATTCGCATCGGGCGCAGCCACGGCATCCACGCGGAGCCCACAACAATGGGTCTGACATTTGCGCGTTTTTACGCGGAAATGGATCGCAACCTTGCCCGTCTGGAAACGGCCCGCGCAGAAATCGCGACCGGTGCCATTTCCGGGGCGGTTGGCACATTTGCCAATATCGACCCCGCGGTTGAGGAACATGTTTGCGCCAAACTGGGCCTGAGCCCCGAACCGATTTCCACCCAAGTAATTCCACGGGATCGTCATGCGGCGTTTTTTGCCGCTTTGGGCGTGGTAGGTTCGTCGGTTGAAAACATCGCCACCGAAATTCGCCACATGCAGCGCACAGAAGTGTTGGAAGCGGCTGAATTTTTCTCAATGGGTCAGAAAGGGTCATCCGCGATGCCCCACAAGAAAAACCCAGTGCTGACCGAAAACCTGACCGGTCTGGCGCGCTTGGTGCGTATGGCGGTGGTGCCCGCGATGGAAAACGTCGCCCTGTGGCACGAACGCGATATTTCGCATTCCTCGGTCGAACGTAACATCGGCCCAGACACGACAATCACGCTGGATTTTGCACTGGCGCGTTTGACATCGGTGATCGACAAATTGCTGGTTTATCCTGAAAACATGCTGGCCAACATGAACAAATTCCCCGGATTGGTGATGTCACAACGTGTGTTGCTGGCCCTGACCCAAGCGGGCGTGAACCGCGAAGACGCCTATCGTATGGTGCAGCGCAACGCATTGAAAGTTTGGGAAACAGGCTGTGATTTCAAAGGTGAATTGCTGGCCGACGAAGCGGTTGTCAAAGCTTTGGGTGTGGATGAGATCGAAGAGAAATTTGACCTCGGCTATCACACCAAACATGTTGATACGATTTTCAAACGGGTGTTTGGCGAAAGCTAA
- a CDS encoding FliG C-terminal domain-containing protein encodes MMNMAGNLALPSNEPMTRSRKAALIVQMMLADGQKLALDSLPEEHQLRLTHEVAALRMVDKATIAAVAEEFVQELSEVGLALPGGPAAAVSALDGQISPTAMARFREETGSAATGDPWPRLIEMEADELMQIMEAECTEVCAVVLSKLPVGKAAELLGRLPGDKARRIAYGVSQTGDIAPTAVQRIGGALAETYVSDKVTAFPAPAGARVGAILNSTKSETREDVLEGLSEEDPNFAQEVRKNIFTFPDIALRLQPTDVAKVIRLVENDEFVIALAYGNAVGEASADSVTFMLENISKRMASQLEEEMAEQTKIKASVGEAAQNALISALRDCAERGEITLIDPDEEDEE; translated from the coding sequence ATGATGAATATGGCTGGCAATCTCGCTCTTCCTTCTAACGAACCCATGACCCGTAGCCGCAAGGCTGCATTGATTGTTCAGATGATGCTGGCGGATGGCCAGAAATTAGCGCTAGATTCCCTCCCCGAAGAACATCAATTGCGCCTCACCCACGAAGTGGCCGCTTTGCGCATGGTGGACAAGGCAACCATTGCCGCCGTCGCCGAAGAGTTTGTTCAGGAACTCAGCGAAGTGGGCCTGGCCCTGCCCGGCGGCCCCGCTGCGGCGGTTTCAGCGTTGGACGGCCAAATCAGCCCCACCGCCATGGCGCGTTTTCGCGAAGAAACCGGATCCGCAGCGACAGGTGACCCATGGCCACGCCTGATTGAAATGGAAGCCGACGAATTGATGCAAATTATGGAGGCAGAATGCACCGAAGTCTGCGCTGTGGTTCTGTCAAAACTCCCTGTTGGCAAAGCCGCGGAATTGTTGGGCCGCCTGCCCGGCGATAAGGCCCGCAGGATCGCCTATGGCGTTTCGCAAACCGGGGATATTGCCCCAACGGCTGTGCAGCGCATTGGCGGAGCCTTGGCCGAAACTTATGTTTCTGACAAAGTGACGGCCTTCCCTGCCCCGGCCGGCGCCCGCGTAGGGGCCATTTTGAATTCTACCAAATCAGAAACCCGCGAAGACGTACTCGAAGGGTTGAGCGAAGAGGATCCAAACTTTGCTCAGGAAGTGCGCAAAAACATCTTTACCTTCCCTGACATTGCGCTGCGATTGCAGCCCACCGATGTGGCCAAGGTGATCCGCTTGGTTGAAAATGACGAATTTGTCATTGCGCTCGCTTATGGCAATGCCGTGGGCGAAGCCAGCGCAGATTCCGTGACTTTCATGTTGGAAAACATCTCAAAACGGATGGCCAGCCAACTCGAAGAAGAAATGGCAGAACAGACCAAAATCAAGGCCTCTGTTGGCGAAGCGGCGCAAAACGCATTGATTTCAGCATTGCGGGATTGTGCGGAACGCGGTGAAATTACGCTGATCGACCCTGACGAAGAAGATGAGGAATGA
- a CDS encoding acyl-homoserine-lactone synthase — translation MEFITLKLSDLHKYGSAYFDYLALRKRFFVDTLNWTIPHDDAVEMDQYDNPQARYSIVLQDGKVIAGARAMPTTSRWGDSTYMLRDAYTGKIAGIPSDLIDHEIVTPDMWECTRLVISPDVKTMSERTECLKLICEGLVEMALAEGATELMSLSNLWLLRSLKSIGYKAELMCKPYTNSEDGHRYAVMKMHADRIMPTVTPHVPTHMPTQPVPVHAKA, via the coding sequence ATGGAATTCATCACACTGAAACTGTCTGATCTTCACAAATATGGTTCTGCCTATTTCGATTACCTGGCTCTGCGGAAACGGTTCTTTGTTGATACGTTAAATTGGACGATCCCGCATGACGATGCCGTCGAGATGGATCAATATGATAACCCTCAGGCGCGGTATTCGATTGTTTTGCAGGATGGCAAGGTGATCGCGGGCGCGCGCGCCATGCCCACCACATCGCGCTGGGGCGACAGCACCTATATGTTACGCGATGCCTATACCGGGAAAATTGCCGGCATCCCGTCGGATCTGATCGACCATGAAATCGTGACGCCGGATATGTGGGAATGCACCCGCTTGGTGATTTCGCCAGATGTGAAAACAATGTCTGAGCGGACCGAATGCCTGAAACTGATCTGCGAAGGGTTGGTGGAAATGGCGCTGGCAGAAGGTGCGACAGAATTGATGTCGCTGTCCAACCTGTGGTTGCTGCGGTCGCTGAAATCGATCGGCTACAAAGCTGAACTGATGTGCAAGCCTTATACAAATTCTGAGGATGGGCATCGCTATGCGGTGATGAAGATGCACGCGGATCGGATTATGCCGACTGTGACGCCTCATGTGCCGACCCATATGCCTACGCAGCCCGTTCCGGTACATGCCAAGGCCTAA
- a CDS encoding autoinducer binding domain-containing protein yields the protein MSKELEEGDLLQISPSGYHIALRVGFAFPLAEINAFPAGWIDHYTQQRFMLFDPIIRWVYSNTGAIRWSECPLEDPRKVLGQAATFGLRFGVAISCFDGNAEGQRSFGSFARSDREFTDPEIKALTAYVSYRHMEMAPPTNLTRAELEALGMVKQGMRLKQIAFEIGVTEGAVKQRLKNAKLKLHAQTSAQAATRAHEFGLI from the coding sequence ATGAGCAAAGAGCTAGAGGAAGGTGATCTGCTGCAGATTTCACCATCTGGCTATCATATCGCTCTGCGGGTTGGCTTCGCGTTTCCGCTGGCGGAAATCAATGCCTTTCCGGCCGGTTGGATCGATCACTACACGCAACAAAGGTTCATGTTGTTCGACCCGATCATACGGTGGGTCTATTCAAATACCGGCGCAATCCGTTGGAGCGAATGCCCCCTAGAAGACCCCCGTAAGGTTCTGGGGCAGGCGGCCACATTTGGGCTGCGCTTTGGGGTTGCGATTTCCTGTTTTGATGGCAATGCCGAAGGACAACGTAGTTTTGGGTCCTTTGCGCGGTCTGATCGTGAATTCACTGATCCCGAAATCAAAGCTCTGACGGCCTATGTTTCCTATCGCCATATGGAAATGGCCCCCCCGACCAATTTGACCCGCGCCGAACTGGAAGCGTTGGGTATGGTCAAACAGGGAATGCGTCTAAAACAGATCGCGTTTGAGATTGGGGTGACCGAAGGCGCGGTCAAACAGCGCCTGAAAAATGCAAAGCTGAAATTGCATGCTCAGACCTCTGCTCAGGCGGCGACGCGGGCCCATGAATTCGGCCTGATTTGA
- a CDS encoding lysophospholipid acyltransferase family protein, which produces MTHPPKKSKPADPSLSSEQAASVGFSDWLTDRMARSVLGLALALPYRFRPGFVGGFIRLILGPIAGYQKRALSNLSYIFPDMSPAEQRRIAKAAMDNAGRTLIENYSTTDLAAQMAQMQVTGPGLDAIKTAKEQGQGVIFVTGHYGNYEAPRHALHHLGYKVGGLYRPMANVLFNQHYVRTMESVSGPIFEQGRRGTMGFARHIKSGGMAVLLFDLFDWRGKWVDFMGRPSKTALSAAELALKFNAIVVPYFGIRTETGFQIVIEAPIDHSDAQTMTQDMSHRLEQHIRNDPGQWMWFHRRWKEKKPH; this is translated from the coding sequence GTGACCCACCCCCCCAAAAAATCAAAACCGGCTGATCCCTCATTGTCCTCAGAGCAGGCAGCGTCAGTTGGGTTTTCCGATTGGTTGACCGATCGCATGGCCCGTTCGGTGTTGGGGCTTGCGCTTGCGCTTCCTTATCGGTTTCGCCCGGGTTTTGTGGGTGGGTTTATCCGTTTGATCCTTGGGCCAATCGCTGGCTATCAAAAACGCGCCTTGTCCAACCTGTCCTACATTTTTCCAGACATGTCGCCCGCAGAACAGCGACGGATTGCCAAAGCGGCGATGGACAATGCGGGACGCACCTTGATTGAAAATTATTCAACCACCGATCTGGCGGCGCAAATGGCGCAGATGCAGGTCACTGGCCCCGGGCTTGACGCGATCAAAACCGCCAAAGAACAAGGGCAAGGCGTGATTTTTGTCACCGGGCATTACGGGAACTACGAAGCCCCGCGCCATGCGTTGCACCATTTGGGGTACAAAGTTGGCGGATTATACCGACCGATGGCCAATGTACTGTTTAATCAGCATTATGTTCGCACGATGGAAAGCGTGAGCGGCCCAATATTTGAACAGGGACGTCGGGGAACGATGGGGTTTGCACGTCACATCAAATCCGGCGGCATGGCGGTTTTGCTGTTTGATTTGTTTGACTGGCGCGGGAAATGGGTCGACTTTATGGGGCGGCCCAGCAAAACCGCGCTTTCTGCGGCCGAGCTCGCGTTGAAATTCAACGCAATTGTTGTGCCCTATTTTGGGATTCGCACAGAAACCGGGTTTCAAATTGTGATAGAGGCGCCGATCGATCACTCTGATGCGCAAACAATGACCCAAGATATGAGCCACAGGCTTGAACAACATATCCGCAATGATCCGGGTCAGTGGATGTGGTTTCATCGCCGTTGGAAAGAAAAGAAACCACACTGA